A window of the Hevea brasiliensis isolate MT/VB/25A 57/8 chromosome 6, ASM3005281v1, whole genome shotgun sequence genome harbors these coding sequences:
- the LOC131180777 gene encoding uncharacterized protein LOC131180777, protein MGKLLIPILGFLLFFFLAAAAGDVKNYLKYKDPKQPLGVRIRDLMSRMTLQEKIGQMVQVELTVATTDAMKKYFIGSVLSGGGSVPAPKASAETWVKTVNNIQKAALSTRLGIPMIYGIDAVHGHNNVYKATIFPHNVGLGVTRDPQLLKRIGEATALEVRATGIPYVFAPCIAVCRDPRWGRCYESYSEDHRIVQALTEIIPGLQGDLPTNSRKGVPFVAPGKTKVAACAKHYVGDGGTTRGINENNTVISLSGLLNIHMPAYFNAISKGVATVMVSYSSWNGKKMHANHDLVTGFLKNKMKFRGFVISDWQGIDRITSPPGANYSYSVEAGVSAGIDMVMVPYNFTEFIDDLTYQVRNKIIPMSRINDAVQRILRVKFTMGLFENPLADLSLANQLGSQEHRELAREAVRKSLVLLKNGESADEPLVPLPKRAPKILVAGSHADNLGNQCGGWTITWQGLSGNNLTSGTTVLNAIKNTVDPATKVVYNKNPDANFVKSNKFSYAIVVVGEPPYAETFGDSLNLTIPEPGPSTITNVCTSVKCVVIIISGRPVVIQPYLANIDALVAAWLPGTEGQGVADVLFGDYGFTGKLARTWFKTVDQLPMNVGDPHYDPLFPFGFGLTTKSTKH, encoded by the exons ATGGGGAAACTGTTAATACCCATTTTGGGATTTCTGCTATTTTTCTTCTTGGCAGCTGCCGCCGGAGACGTAAAAAATTATCTGAAATACAAAGATCCGAAACAGCCATTGGGTGTTAGGATCAGAGACTTAATGAGCAGAATGACTTTACAAGAAAAGATTGGCCAAATGGTGCAGGTTGAGCTCACTGTTGCAACCACAGATGCCATGAAGAAGTATTTTATAG GAAGTGTGCTCAGTGGTGGAGGGAGCGTTCCAGCACCAAAGGCTTCAGCTGAGACTTGGGTGAAAACTGTGAATAATATCCAAAAGGCAGCTTTATCGACTCGGCTTGGAATTCCTATGATTTATGGGATTGATGCAGTTCATGGTCACAACAATGTGTACAAGGCCACCATATTTCCGCACAATGTGGGGCTTGGAGTGACCAG GGATCCTCAGCTTCTCAAAAGGATTGGAGAAGCAACTGCCCTTGAAGTTAGAGCTACGGGAATTCCTTATGTCTTTGCTCCATGTATTGCG GTGTGCAGAGATCCACGATGGGGTAGATGTTATGAAAGCTACAGTGAAGATCATAGAATTGTTCAAGCATTGACTGAGATTATACCTGGTTTACAAGGAGACCTACCTACCAATTCAAGAAAGGGTGTTCCTTTTGTTGCTCCCGGAAA GACCAAGGTCGCGGCTTGTGCTAAGCACTATGTGGGAGATGGTGGCACAACCAGGGGCATAAATGAGAACAACACTGTTATAAGTTTGAGTGGATTGCTCAATATCCACATGCCAGCATACTTCAATGCCATCAGCAAGGGAGTTGCAACAGTCATGGTCTCCTACTCGAGCTGGAATGGAAAGAAGATGCATGCTAATCATGACCTTGTCACTGGATTCCTCAAGAATAAGATGAAGTTCAGA GGGTTTGTGATATCAGATTGGCAGGGGATTGACAGGATTACCTCTCCTCCAGGTGCCAATTATTCTTATTCTGTTGAAGCTGGAGTCAGTGCTGGAATTGACATG GTCATGGTTCCCTATAATTTCACAGAATTCATTGATGACCTAACCTATCAAGTGAGGAACAAAATTATCCCCATGAGCAGGATTAATGATGCTGTACAAAGAATTTTAAGGGTTAAATTTACCATGGGTCTTTTTGAGAACCCACTCGCTGATCTCAGTTTGGCCAACCAACTTGGAAGCCAG GAACATAGAGAATTAGCAAGAGAAGCTGTAAGGAAATCGCTTGTGCTACTAAAGAATGGTGAATCTGCTGATGAACCATTGGTGCCCCTTCCCAAAAGAGCACCCAAGATATTAGTTGCTGGAAGCCATGCTGACAACTTGGGCAATCAATGTGGTGGCTGGACAATCACATGGCAAGGTCTTAGTGGCAATAACCTCACATCTG GTACTACAGTTCTCAATGCAATTAAAAACACAGTTGATCCTGCCACCAAAGTTGTATACAATAAGAACCCAGATGCGAACTTTGTGAAGTCCAATAAATTCTCCTATGCCATTGTAGTAGTTGGTGAGCCACCATATGCAGAAACATTTGGTGACAGCCTTAATCTGACAATACCTGAACCCGGTCCAAGTACCATCACCAATGTGTGTACATCTGTCAAATGCGTTGTTATTATCATATCTGGTCGCCCCGTTGTGATCCAGCCATATCTTGCAAATATAGATGCTCTTGTAGCTGCTTGGCTTCCTGGAACCGAAGGCCAAGGTGTTGCTGATGTTCTCTTTGGCGATTATGGATTCACCGGCAAGCTTGCACGCACCTGGTTCAAGACAGTAGACCAGCTTCCGATGAATGTTGGCGATCCACACTACGACCCTCTGTTTCCCTTTGGCTTTGGTCTAACAACTAAGTCTACCAAGCACTAG